TcatgataatgatgatgattaAGCTAGTGTTGTTGAAAATAAAAAGTATTATCATGATTTTGGTGTTATTAGtgatgataatttatttatttttttattagtaaattaaatttctaataaatttaaatattttaattactaGTTTGTCATCTAATTCAGAAGTTGAAACATATATTCTCACCCACAACAATACTCTTGTATTTGACTCACTTATTGATCTAACTACTCTAAAATCCCCTGCCAATATCATTCTCGTAATCATCATTCTTTCTTTTTAATGAAAtgttattttgtgtttttttattatttacctATGAACTTTATTTTAACAATCATTGGCAATTAAATATCTTATGTATTTATTAGAAGTATGGTGTTCtaattttcaaagtaaaatTGATAATCAGGGAACTTATTGGTAAGTAAATTCAAAATAGATTACatatatttagatttaattattgAGAATTACTTATTGATTAGTTTGTTACTATGTAAATATTTAACAATGTATTGGGCTTTTGTCACCGTGGGAtgtgtaaaaatatatttaagaaaGCAAAGAAAGTTAGAGATAAAGCTTtcggtccaagaattaattgatttatgttatattaagaataaaaatgagGATGGAGATAGGGATAAGGGTGCGGGTGTATCTACAATTATTAATGCGCTAGATTATATTACAAATCATGACATACGATTTAACATGGACCATTCTTTTGCGGGTGAAGATCAAAATATACTTGAATGCAAAATAGACAAGTCATATCTAACTCCAATGGCATGTAtgtataatgttattattataaatttgattaaaagaaaagaacatattaattattttattcattttagtatCGACGAGTGTATCTCTTAAAGGGATATAAAGAACTAGACACAATTGAGGAGATAGAAACTATTATGATGAGGAGAGGAGACACAGTAATAGCGGgagttaaaataaataaattctatcaatactTGAATCTAACTGCATGTATTATGATTAATTTTgtgtattttaaatataatttaatatttacaagATATTTTCtaacaataatattatatattgttccATTGTTGTAGAAAATATATGCTGATTCTCCTCATAATAAAGTAGTTACGCATGTACTACTTATTGTAGGATTTGGGTATGAAATTAatgaacatgaaaaaaaaaaataaatattggatCGTTAAAAATTCGTATGGAAACGACTGGGGAGCCAATGGTTATTTTAGAATtgaatatactaaaaaaaatgattgaGAATACTATAATCTAATTCTTAGTGATAAAACAATTTTTTGCTAAGTAAATTTACCAATCAACTGCATCCTTCTCTCAGAATTGCGttacaatatatgtatatataatgaatttatattattttgttagtGTAGTCtatcatttattattatattaaattttagtattatatgaattatatattaaatttttataatggAATAAGTTGTATTCAAGTAAAAGACATGTTGTTAGCAACTCATTCTATTACAAaaacttaatatataatttatacaataccaaaatttaatataatagtaaaTGATAAATGACACTGaactcataatatatatatatatatatatatatatgctgaaATGGAATTTAGAGAAAGATacaactaattagttattttacttagtaaaaaattattttaacacTAAGAATTGAAACATAGTATTTCCAATCATTCCTTTTAGTATATTCAATTCTAAAATAACCACCGCCTCTCCAATTATTTTCACACAAATTTTTAACGATctaatatttcatttttttctctACATTCATTAATTTTATACCTAAATCCTACAATAAGTAGTACATGCGTAACTACTTTATTGTGAGGATGATCAACATATATTTTCTACAATAATtgagtaatatataatattattgttaGAAAATATCTTGTAAatactaaattatatttcaaatacacaaaattaatcatattacaTAATGGATTCAAGTATTAAAAGATTAATTCATTTTAACTCTCGTTATTACTGTGTCTCCTCTTCTCATCACAATAGTTTCTATCTCATCAATTGTATTTAGTTCTTTATATCCCTTTAAAGAATGCACTCGTCAatactaaaatgaataaaataattaatatgtttttttaattaaatttataataataatattatacataCATACCATTGGAGTTAAatataacttatttattttatatttaagtatattttgatcTTCACCTGCAAAAAAATAATCCACATCAAATAATATGTCATGATTTGTAATATAATCTACCACATTAATAATGCTAGAAGCACCCGCATCTTTATTCTCATCTCCATCTTCATATTTATTCTTAATATAGCATAAATCAATTAATTCTTGAACAAAAAATTTCATCTCCAActttttttgcttttttaaaTATACTTCTACATACCATACAGTGGCAAAAACTCAACATATTGCtaaatatttacataataacaaactaaaaaataaataatcctCAATAATTAAATCCAAATATAGAATCCATTTTGAATTTACTTACCAATCGTTCTCTAATTATCAATTTTACTCTAAGAAGTCGGTCAGAACACCATAATTCTAAATGTTCCTCATAAATAATACAtaagatatttaattatcaatGATTACTAAAACAGAATTCatagataaataataaaaaaaaatgcaaaatgACATTTCATTAGAAAAAATGAATACCGGAATAATATTAGCAAAAAATTTTAGAGTAGTTAAACCAAAAAGTGAGTAAGTACAAGACCATTGTTGTGTCAAAATATTTGTTTCAGCTTCTAAATCATATGACAAACTAATAATcaaaacattaaaatttattaaaaaatctaattgattaataaaggaaaataaataaattatcagtAATAATAACACAAAAATCATAATAATATACTTCTCACTTTGAACCGCAGGagcatcatcatcattttcatgaGAACGAGATTCACCATCTTCCTCATCATCATATTCACGATCTTCATCCTCGTCTTCATTTTCATTCCCTTAACCAAATTCTTCCAATTTCTGAAAAAGGACATTCTGttcttaattaaattgaaagttGCAAGTTATAAATGTATTCAGACTCATCAATAAATtatgtaaaatattaattatagaaagaaaaaaaaaatggctactATCAAGGTTTAAAAGAAAGCAACAATTAAGTTGTACATATATGCACAATATGTATTATCTTAGAACAAAACATTATAAATCATAGAAAAGAGAGAATCAGTTGAGAAAAATCAAAGATAAAGTTTCAATCATTTTTCTGCACTAAACATGTTTCAAGTAGAGAAATTAATTTGGATtacagcatatatatatatataacataatcaAACTCTTCTATACATTGAttatagaaaaagaaaataccTTTTGAAATCAACACTTTTAGctattgaaacaaaaaaaaacaaagaaatgtAATCAAGCTAAGAGAGGATTTTATTTACTAGTGTATATGTGTGTGTTGTTATATATAGAATAGTTAGTGTAGGTATGTGATCGAATTATATCTCACATAAAAAACACATGCTTATATATTGATAGACTAGAGAAGAGGCAGAGCAAAAAAGTTGGTGAAACTTGAATTGCATTGAAGGAGTGTGTGTGGGGACCATTGGAAAATTATAGCAATTCATCaattttctatctttttttcttgttttgatccATTTTTGGTGTCTGGTTTGGCTTCTTTTTTATAATCAATCAACAAGTAATTTCCTTAAAGGTGAAAATGGTATTAATGTGTATTTGAATTTGTAGTAATGGGTTTTGTCTGATTCTATTTTCCCTAAATGGATTGGTGGCCCATTGTGAAACTAAACTAGTCTAAAGTGATGTTGTTTTCTAACATGTTTTAGTATCATTACACATATTGATTAGGAGggattgaaattaattatgaatcAAAATGAATACTTCTGAACGTTGCTGATAAACAatgtataaaatatatatattaatgctaggattttccaaaaattcaaaattaaaattacagtttataagatatatatatatatatatatatatatatctgtttCTTTTtaccatttcatttcatttgatCTTTTTGATaaagatgatttgaatttttttcattagttagtattagtatatatattaataaaaggtTGGATTGGGCTGGTAGGTATAACTATAAATCACACCATCAATTCTTATTGGTATGATAcgattattagaaaaaaaaaaaagaaaaaatccaCATAATGAACAAGTAGTACTGTAGTCTGAGGTGGTTACTGGTTAGGTGGTATCTCTTTATTGAAATGCAGGGCCTGAATTGAAAATATCAAAGAAAAGCATCATTACTTACCTTGTATATATATGAGGTGGTCCTGCCTGCAATATATTGCAGCAGCATCATTACTTAccttgtatatatatgtatcaatAGTCCTTTGTAAAAAGCAGAGAAAAGCAATTATTGTTATGTCATATGCTTACACAAATTCAATACAAAGCATTGACAGAGTCAACAAAGACAAGACAAACAAAAAACTGATCAATTCTTTCAATTCTGGCTGCTCAAATCTTCTTTAATTTACTGCATTTTATACATAAATTaacacatattattattaattaattgctTTGTTATATATCCCTCATTTATTTCAATTAAAACTCCATATACTCTTAATTCCAaccaatgaaattaattttcagTTTCATGCTTTTCTTTTCtgcattaatttttaaagatttttacttgttcTTGCTGAAcatgtgtatgtatgtgtaaTGAATTTTCAATAAATCAATACTTGTTTATACAAGGTAATGTAGGTAAGTGAAAAGTATAGTATTCTTTCTTGTCTTGGTaactgtttatatatatatatatatataaatatacttatgaGAGTTAGTGTGACTTTGATTCtcatacaattttttattctatttttcacAATGGGCCACCTTATAAGAATTAAACTATCAATacaaacataatatatataattgccAAAAGATTCATGAATAAGAATTAATTTTCATACAGGACTTCTGCTCTAAACTAAAATTTTGGTAGGAATATACATGCCACATTTGATCATTTCTagaaaatatgtatattattgtGTATGTGTGGTAGATTTATTCCACCAGATGAGTTTATTATATTAACATGGCATTGCTTACTTTAGAGTTAAGAATTTATGAAAAAGGGTACCAAAAATGAACTGTGCTTATTGAGTTTTACATATATAATTCAATTGGGTCTAAATATAAGCATTGTGATAATCATgatgagtttctggttatgtgtttttagaaaaaagtttattttattattgatcaAATTATAGTTTGGACTTTGAACTGGAACTATGATTTTGATCAATGTCATAATCTGTAATGGACTTTTTTGATGTCCTTCTTCTCTATATCTTTGTTCATTTATGCAGTTTTGTTAAATTTCCAGAAGTGAATtgataatgttttttttaatttttttatgacttTAGGACAAAAGGTGTCATTTTAGTATCATGGcaataattatattttcactgtTCAAATCAACATAGAATTTATAAGGTCACTATTCTTATTTTCTgcctattgagattgttggcaTTGTTATGGTTCTAACTTGATAAAATCAGCTGCATTGGGTTTAGTTTTGTAGATAGTTCAGCTGTTgtgtttttcttatattttctcAAGTGTGAACCTGCTCTTTCTGTTATGCACTTAAGGTTAATGGGGTTGAAGATTTGCAATTATGATTCATTTTAGTGTCTCTTGTCTTTATTTATAAGCTCTTAAACAGGGTTCTGATCAATTTTACTAGATAATCAATAAAGAGTCATTATTTTGAAGTTGTGCACATAATGTGGGTTTCTCAAATTATGCAATCAACTGTTATTTGTATACCATTCTCTTATGTCAAACAAAGGGTACTTGGAAAAATGTTGGATGGAAGAGAACCAAAGGTTTGAATGGCTCACTCTTTTCTTTTcctaaaaattgataaaaacaCACCTTGCTCTTTGTCCTTAGACTTTATAGTTTGCTCTTTGTCTAATGAGTTTCatactttttgtttttgtttcctTTCTCCTTTGACATTTAGCCTTACAATCTATCTTTATCTTAATTGTCAAAGTGTTTTCTTTTTACCTCATTACATACATACTAGTGACATAAATTTGACCCCCGGAGACGGGTACTCACTCCAAATAGGATGGGGATTACCCGACTTAATGGGTAATGGGGCGGGGGTGGGGTGCAATGTGAGTCAAGTAATCACTTGATTCATCAATTTAATGACATTACCTATCTGTATGTTTTATTGAACAAACATTACTACATAATATCATtctttatatatcaaaataacatTTGAAATCtccaaagaacaaaaaaaaaatagtgttttgTGAAGGAGTGCAAAATCTCAACTCTATTCTAACACACATGTTATTTACTTTTCCATATGCAATCAAAATTTTATAGTGCAGGTTCATAATTTTTACAATCTCATAGTCCTCCAATAAGAGACTTTGAGATTTTCTATCCTAACATTAATATTGTATTTAATTACATTAAAAGATGATTGTTAAGCAATTTTGAGACTCTTGTCTCATAATTTATAAACCAGTTTTATACattttctctcttctctctgcAATCTCTAAGTTTTGGAACCAAAATGGTGACTTAAAGGAGATTTTAGTAGTAATAGATTGACTATCAGACAAGTGTTCATTTTGTTAGTGATATATGAATAAAATCTGTATGggatgattttttatttaataatttgttttagtAGACACAACAACAAGAGAAGAAATTAAGATCAGTTTCATCTCATCTTATTGGAGTGGAAGCCAATAAGAAAGTAGTGAGAGTGAGCATTTGTATTGAcaaaagagagaagagagtgaCTGCCTACTGTTTTGGCCTTATTGGATCAAAGAGAGAGGGGTTTGTTGCGCCATTGCACTACCCGAAACACATACTCCATGTTCCATCTCTGCTTTCTCAAACTATTTCTGGTGCAGGAGCCACCTTTGTTGATGTATCAGAGCTCAAACTCAATCTTTAAACTTGTCCCAATCCGCAACTAATTCCTGGTTTGGTCTAATTTTTACATTTCTGATTTGGTTTTGGACTTAACATGGCGTACTGCATTTTGCAGCCTGCAGCGATGCGAAAGAGAAAAGCTTCAGAAGAGGCTGGGCAACCATCACAAGAGGCTGCTCGGGACGACCCTAGTGCATGCATCTGCACTCTTGCTGCAGAGAGAGACTGCGACACAACCTCCTACCACCCCCTAATGCATCTGCTTCTTCTGAGGTATTTCACTTAAGTTTTGTCATTTTGTATTATAATTTGTGTATAGTTAATGAGCTAAAAGAATACAAATGCTTTTGTGTTTTTGATTCAGAGGGATGATCTCTTAAATTCTCAATTAGATTTGCTCAGAGAACTTGATCTCCTACATAGGCGCATCTCGGTTGGCCAAGGTCCCCATCAGACACTTTCTATGTTCATCAATAACTTCACTACTTTTGTTAGACAATTTGGGCAATCCCCTCCACCAATATAGATCAACTTTTAATATATTCAGATAATACATTCTGATATTAATATCATGTGAAGAAAACCACAACTAAATATCattcattatatattatatgtatgtaaCTCTGTATATATACACAATATCATTTCAAATCTCTAtaggaaaaaaggaaaaaaaaaaagaatagggTTATGTGATGCATTCACCTATCTACCATCTGCAATGGATGTAGTGGACCAAGACAAAGACATTGAATAAGACAATGAATCCTTCATATCTTCAAAAGTTGGGTgtgaagaaccaaacccaaaaCTCTTTGGAAACTCATTCCAAAACTTACCACCCTTTTCCTTATTCAACAAATACACATCCATATCTTCTGTTTCTCCATCATTATTGCCCTCATCATCATTTGTTTTTCCCTCTAACATTTTCACAACATGTCTCATTGTTGGTCTAGCATTTGGTTCAGGGTAAGCACACAACAATCCCAATTGCAAAACTCTCTCAACTTCTTCTTTGTCAAAATCTCTTTTCCTTAACCTCTCATCAACACAACTCCATAACTCACCTTGACTCATCATGTTCCAAACCCACTCCACTAACCCCACTTTCCCTTCCTCTATAGGTCTCCTTCCACACATAACTTCCAAAATCAACACCCCAAAACAGAACACATCTGTTTGAGACGAAGCTCGACCGTTCTTCACAACTTCAGGTGCCATGTAACCGACAGTCCCAACCACGCGAGTTGTGCTAGGAACCTGGCCATGTCCATGCATCCTAGCTAAACCGAAATCACCTAACCTTCCATTCATTTCCTTGTCAAGTAACACATTACTAGCCTTTATGTCCCTGTGTAGAACTTTTGATTCCCAACCTTCATGCAAGTACAAAACTCCTAAAGCAACATCTTTAAGTATTCTAATTCTCTCCTCACAACCCAACAACTTACTCTCATCACCATTGGAATCGAAATCGAATACCCTCTTGTCTAAGCTACCATTCTCCATGTAatcataaaccaacatgaacacacCCTTCTCTCTCTTACACCAACCTCTCAACCCAACTAAGTTTCTATGTTTCAATCTTCCAAGGCTTGAAACTTCAGCTAAAAACTCCCTTAACCCATCATTCCCATGAGATATGAGTTTCACAGCCACTTCAACTTTTTCAATCACACCCTTGTAGACTTTCCCATTCCCACCAATTCCAATCACATTAGCTTCATCAAATCCCTTTGTTGCTCTCTCAATTTCATGGTAACTAATTCTATGTGGCCAATACTCCAATTCCCAATCTTCCATTTCAGCTCTTTCCTTAGCTCTTCTTCTCTGTCTTTTAATCAAACACATAACCAATACAGCAAAAACAACAATCACAACAAAACCCACCAAAGTTACCCCCAAAATGAAACCTTTTGACCTAAAAATTGGATCTTTAGGAAGAACAAAATTAGGCAAACCAGTTGTAATCAAACTTTCCCCCAAAGAAAAATTAGTATTACTAAAACTCCAAGCTAAAATCTTATGACTCTGTACTAATTGCCCAGTTGAGCTTGTGAACCCAAAATACATTTCATCCTTAAAAACCTCAGAAAGATTATACTCAAAACTCAAAAGTGGAATCTTTGGTCTCTTCATACCAGCCAAAACCATCCCAACACTAATCAAAGAATCATTATAATCAATCCAAACCTGGTAATTTTCACCACTATTAAGCTTCAATTTCTTGAAAATCTTCTCACTTTCCCAATACCCAGCTTCAtgaactttcttggattttaaGGCATTGACATCAATCCCAACATGGTTATCATTCATGTCATCAAATTCCTCATTCTTAAACACATCAAATTCAACCCCAAAGACATGATTATCAGCTCTTCCTTCGTTTGTACGGTTGAGAAAACCAAGGTGTTGGACTGCAACGGCGCCGTTTAGGCCTGTGGAGGGGACTATGATGAAGACCAAGCCGTGGCCTGGAAGAATGTTCTTGTAAGGAGCCATGGAAAAGATGAAGGAGGTTGAGAAAGGGAGGACTAAGGAGGAGTTGGGTTTTTTGGTTGGGATTTTTGTTTTGAACAGAGCTCGGCCGATTGAGAAATGGGTGTTGTTTGTGAGAGTGAGAATGTTGGAGTGATCGTCGACTGTGGCGTTGCCGTAGAGAAGAAGGTTGTTGTTTGAGTTGTTGAAGCCATTGAAGATGAACTCTACTGACAGAgctgaaggaagaagaagaagaagaagggtttGTAGTATGAGAAGGAAAGTTTGAAACTTTGGTGGTGTTTTCATGGTTTGATTACAGAGGAAAAAGTTACGAAAATGGTTTTTTCATGGTACTTATGGGAAAACAGAGGAATGAAACAGGGGAAAGAGAGACGAAGAAGAAGGTGATGATGTAAAAAAGTCAAAAGATAATCTTTggtcaaatttataaaatactcaaaaatgcattattaattattattattttttttaattaaaatactaaGTCAATGCTAATAAGAATACTAATAAAATGAAATTGGAAGATATCTCATTGGTAGTCGTAAAAAAATTATctctttttaaaaatacattttcttttattaattttaagaaatattatattattttaaataaaaactcaaaatatttttttccctttctttAAATTTTGTGTGAATTAAGATTACGTGCTAGTGAGAAAACACACACTTTCTAATTACTACACATAATAATTATTGAGTAATTATTCCTAATAAAAGACACAAAAGTTTATTATTAGTAGATAGGGTTGAGGttttttcttaagaaaataaaatataaattgattTGACAGATGATGCTTTGTATTTCCATTATTTACTTAATTgacatatttaaaattttccatGCAAAATTACGTACGTGCATGTATATTTGAAGACATAATTCCAACTTTACCCTCCTATATACACTAAAAAGTCAATTAGATAAGTGATAAAACTTTTTTTAGTACGTACtgttttttggtaaaaaaatgGCGTTATTTCATATTCCAcatcataaattaaaatataaataaggtTGTTGAGTACAAAAACATAGCAGCCAATTAAGAAATTATCAGACAATTGAAGcaagaataattaaaatttgattattaattTGAATGTGAACTGTGAACgtgaaatatatttatatcaatGCAAGTGGGACATTTATTACGACTAAAAAGtctatcattaattaattaatggatAAATATTTTAACGTCCTATTTAATACCAAAACATCTATTCATCCTAGCTAGTTTAcccaattaattacaaaaagttgagagaaataaaatttataatattataaatatggtAACAAATATGTTCATGCTCCTAGGCAAGCTAATAAAGTTGTTCATGATCTTGTAAAGTACGCTTTAAAATTGAATGAAGATGTTTCTTGAATAGGGGAAATTCCTTAtcctattttctttattattgtaaattaatgacggttaatttataataatatagaaaattttcaaaaaaaaaaatatggtaacAAAAGAAATCATGCATGCCAATAAATATAATCCTAGGTACATAAAAGAATCactcaaataaaatcaacttattattatttttttgaagaaattttTGTTCGGAACTGAACTTCGACATGAATTAAATTATGTTGAGTTATTgagataatttaaatttaaatttttgtcattttttattaACGAAAATCGAAGCTGGATGAAAGTTGATAGGGCTCACATATCAAAgttcaaagaaatttgaaagtcCTAATTACTACGAAATCTAATTGATTAATCTCAACAGATTATTTCTAAGATATGAACAGAAtttaaaatcaaagaacacagaaTTTACAAGCTTCCTCTGCATTAGAAACGTATTCCAACcgtagtgcttgggttcccttgAACCGGCGGGTAAAGTAACATCCACAATAAAATATTCAATTACAAATTCCAGTTCTGATTATCCAAATCAAACAATGTAATCAAAATTGACTTTTACACAATGTTACCTAACACTTGAACACACTCAAGTTTTGAGATCTAAACTCATTTAGATCTCAGTACACAAGAACTCCTTGCAATCTCACAGCTGAACAATCTTCAATACAGAaatctgaactcccttcagatcAGGCAGATTCAATCTCCATCTTCAACCACGTGAAGACATCAGGAATTTCTATCTgcaaacaacaaaacaaaataaagaaatattttGCCCTAGCAGAGCAAGAATCAAGAAGATGATTCTAACCGAAGAGAGTTAGTTAGAAAAACAGAAGCAACAGaatatatatcctgaagataaTAAAAATCGACTAACTAACCAACCAGCTAAGTACAACTGGCACATACTAATTAACAAACACATAAAAAGTTGACATGGCACTAAAATAGATTTTAGCGAGATCAGATGCAACTAACCACATCAAAGATGACAATAGACAAATACTAAGACAAATAAACTGAACACAGAGTATTTACATAATTTGCCACACAAAAATATGACACTTACAGAATTGtttgtagatatcaaagttttgAGGGCACGATTTAATACATAAACTCGTCGCGTTAgtgaataaaattaaacaaaaattcttaaatccaaCGATCtcaataatttacaaaaaattttaa
This region of Cannabis sativa cultivar Pink pepper isolate KNU-18-1 chromosome 7, ASM2916894v1, whole genome shotgun sequence genomic DNA includes:
- the LOC115698300 gene encoding L-type lectin-domain containing receptor kinase VII.1 — encoded protein: MKTPPKFQTFLLILQTLLLLLLPSALSVEFIFNGFNNSNNNLLLYGNATVDDHSNILTLTNNTHFSIGRALFKTKIPTKKPNSSLVLPFSTSFIFSMAPYKNILPGHGLVFIIVPSTGLNGAVAVQHLGFLNRTNEGRADNHVFGVEFDVFKNEEFDDMNDNHVGIDVNALKSKKVHEAGYWESEKIFKKLKLNSGENYQVWIDYNDSLISVGMVLAGMKRPKIPLLSFEYNLSEVFKDEMYFGFTSSTGQLVQSHKILAWSFSNTNFSLGESLITTGLPNFVLPKDPIFRSKGFILGVTLVGFVVIVVFAVLVMCLIKRQRRRAKERAEMEDWELEYWPHRISYHEIERATKGFDEANVIGIGGNGKVYKGVIEKVEVAVKLISHGNDGLREFLAEVSSLGRLKHRNLVGLRGWCKREKGVFMLVYDYMENGSLDKRVFDFDSNGDESKLLGCEERIRILKDVALGVLYLHEGWESKVLHRDIKASNVLLDKEMNGRLGDFGLARMHGHGQVPSTTRVVGTVGYMAPEVVKNGRASSQTDVFCFGVLILEVMCGRRPIEEGKVGLVEWVWNMMSQGELWSCVDERLRKRDFDKEEVERVLQLGLLCAYPEPNARPTMRHVVKMLEGKTNDDEGNNDGETEDMDVYLLNKEKGGKFWNEFPKSFGFGSSHPTFEDMKDSLSYSMSLSWSTTSIADGR